The window CGGGGCTCCGGGCCCCTGCCGGTACCTGCCCAACTCCTCGGCCTCCATGCCCGGGCGCGGAGGCTCCCGGCGCCGATGGGGCTATTGTCACCGCCgcgccggccgccccccgccgccccctcccccccgcgcCTCAGCGCCCCAACCGACCTGCCGGGCAGCCGCGCGGTCACGTGAGCAGCGACGGCCAATGGGAGAGCGCAGCCGGCCGGCCGGCCCGGCGAgggaggggctggagggggcggtgccggtgccggcggGGAGGCGGCTCTAGGCGGCCCCGTGCCGGCAGCAGCCGCCCGGGGGGAGGCGGGCGGCTCAGCTGCGCCCGGAGGGTCGCAGGGCCGCGTCCCGCCACGCGcttagcccccccccccctcgcagTCTCAGGGTTTCGGTGCCTACGTCACGACTTATTCCGCGTCATCCGCGGCAGGATACGCCTCCGCGAGGGGCGGGCCTCGATCTCCCCCCCGGCACCCTGCCGCCATGCTGCGGCCACCCTGGATGACGTACCTCCGGTGCGTGACGTATATctgagggggcgggggggggcgcgtCCAACCATCGCCACGGGGCGGGTGGAGGTGGGCCCGCGGCCCGTACCCGGTTCTGCCGCCTCCGGGCTTCCTTGAGCGAGCCCCTCCGTGAGGCAGCGGGGAGGCGCCGCATTCGCAGGCCCTGCCCTCAGCCATGCCCGCCGGCGTGCCTTGGCCCACCTACCTGAAGACGCTGGCGGCCAGCATGCTGGCCATGTTCGCCGGCGCCGAGGTCGTGCACAGGTACTACAGGCCTGACCTTGTAAGTGCTCGGAGGGTTCCGGTCGATGCTTGCGTTACGGGGGCTGGTAGCGTGTCCGCTGGATGGAAGGGCCTCCTGTAGAGGTTTTCTGTGAGAAAGGCCGCTGGCCTGGCTGCAAAAAGTGACGCTGAAGCATGTGCAGAAGCAGCGACCGGGTAGCCGGGTCGTCTCTTGGGCGCTGCCTTCAAACTGGTGACCTGGCACCGACAATAAGAACGCTGTGCAAACTAATTCAAAAGGGGTTTCAACTGTGGGAAGTTGATTTTTGAAAAGAGCTTGCAAAACTGGCAAGAAGGCGCTATATTAAATAGACtatccctcccccccccccaaataatgGAAACGAAGATGACCAGAAGTTTATATTAGAAACAATGGCAGACTGAGCGTCAAGACTATCAAAATTACAGTTGCAGATAACTGAGCTCCAAATGAGACCATCTGCCAGGGATATTAATAGTTGATTTGGTCTCTTGGAGGCCTTCTGACTTGTAAGCCTTATCTCGTCCTCCTGCTCTTGTAtacttctggtttttaaaaacacGGTGCTATATTCAAATcagaaataagttaaaaaaattaccgTGCTTGAGCTATCATGTCAACATTTAAGCAATGAGGCATAAATCATTGCTAGATGCATAAgaatttatgtattttcataGTCTCTACTGTAGCCTTCATTACAGGCAAATAAGCATATTTATTCAGAATGATTTAATGATCTACATTTCTTTAAACCACCATGACTTATGAGGAGGTatggtttttaaaatgccatgTTATCTggtatcttttccttttttaaatttcatctcCAGTTTCAGCAGTTAATTTCTAAACCAGAAAGGTAGAAGCAGTGAAACCTTTTCTTCTAtcacaaagagaaagaatgCATGGAAACTTCAACTGGCACTTTAAAGCAATACTAGACATCTCAACCATACTTACTTTCTTAAAtggcagaaagcagctttgttcCTTTAAACAAACTGCccattcttccttttcctcttttttttcaaatcatattttgctactttgaaataaaagtaaaattataaGAAGGTAATAGGTTACTTTTTAAGATATTTTGCATGTAAGAGTTATTCTCTGCTCAAAAAAGAGGGCAGTAGAATCTCAATGTAGCTATAATGCTGTCTCTTACAGAGTATGCAAATTTATTGTTTTGTGAGTTGAGTTTTGCTTGTGCCACAACACTGAcgtctttctctgcttttaacaGAGTATACCTGAAATACCTCCTAAGCCTGGAgaactgaaaacagaactgtTGGGTCTAAAAGCAAGATCAAGCGAAGTTCAGACTTCACAACAGTGACCAGAATTTACTTACATTGTGAAAGCTAGaactgataaaatatttgttcaaatgTCTCAGCTGCAGAAATCCACACGTGAAAAACTGTACTCCCTTAATACCTTAATTTCCTTTAAGCAGAGTTATaggcagcatttaaaataaatgtatgatgAATACTGTTCTTAAAAGTCCAATTGGTTCTGTGCCAAAATGCTTATGATTTCCTCATCTTGACTGCAGTGTAAGCATCCTTCAGGATGAAAGATGTAAACTCACATTGGTGAGTCTGATGGAATTTGAAACTTTCAGGCTGATTAACAAGTATAGGAAGTTTAGCATATTGAAAAGTCAAGCTTTTCTGGCCACTCTTTAGCCTTAATAAGCTTACTTGTTCATCTATAGTAGAACCCCACTTACCTGTTGGCATTTCTACCCTTTTTAGACTTTAACTTGCATTACTGAATGTAACCCAGAACCTGGTACAGTAAGTGACATGTCCAAGTAAGGAAGATTCCTTATTGCAGCACTTCTTGCACTGGATGACTTCTAATGCTGGCTAACTGCTGTACCAGCAGTTACATTGGCTTTCTGTCTATTACTGACAGGAAATCTGCTTTGGTCTGCTGGGGAGGATCTTACAACTTGGTTGTATTAGTTAAAGTGGGGCAAGTATGTACCAATCACACTGAAATTATGTACGTTTATACTCCATTTAGACATCTTCTGTTTATGGCTGACTTTGATAGCTGTAAATATACAAAACTCTGAGATAACAAGTGCAGATTTACCTTTCAGTCCTGAGATAGGATTGCCACAAAACTCCCATACCAGGAACATGGGAAGATATACAAAGTCAACATCCTGCACAGATGGCACAACAACCTGGCTTTGAATGGTGTGAAGTAGAGCTTATGAAGGTTGGGGATTGCTTTCCCTTGAGTAAGATACTCAGGCAAGGCAAAGGCTTCATACTCAGGTTTAACGtgggaaagaaaaccacaatCTGACAGATTACCcattaaggaaacaaaaaagcttcCTAATTCCTACTGGCAAAGTACTTGGAGCTCTTATAATAGCAGAGGGATCCACTTATGTGTTTACATAAGTTGGAATTAGTTTTCCTAGAAAGAGAAGTTTATAGTTCCTCTGCATGTGTATGTGCCTCTGCTCTTGCAGAGTTTTGCAACTTCTGGCTGCTCTAGAAAAGCAGCTGAGGTGAGTTGAGATCCTCCCCTGCTCTTATGTGCCCATGTGGATGTTGAGGCTGCAGCCTGTACTTAGTATTACTTACGTGCTCTGAATCTCAGACACGTTTATCGATGAGAGCAGTCTTTGATAAAAAGGCCTCAACTACATCTCAGATGTTAAGCCCAAATGAAATCAattgatgaaaacattttaagtcCAGTTCAGTGAAACTACTTTTCCCTTCACTGTACCTAAAGAAAGTGGAGATGGACAACCTTCCACCTCAGCAAAAGACAAAGTTTATTGAAGAGACAAGATGGGGCAGTTCAGCAGTATTTGTTCCTCCTCTAACCAGAGCAGGAACAGTAGTTTTATAGTTATCCCTTTGAAGAGCCAGGACCTGCCAATCCTTCCCTGTTACTCACACTTTGTCAGAGTATCACCTCTGTCCTTATGTTGTTGACTTCTGACACAACAGATGGATGCATTTTGCCCTATTTTCTAAAGGCTGCAGAGGGAAGTTCCtactaatttggctttgatttcTAAATATATCCTGCTGCAGGATGGAAACTGAGCAACACGGAGCATCTGTTttacctcagccttttctacCACTGAGGGAACTGTTCTCATTAGTGACCATTTAGGAATGGCAAAGCTGACAATACACTGGGTTTTAAAAGCAGAGGTAATACCCCCAGAATCAGCAGGACTCCAACACTGAAAGAAACAGCCTCAGTATGACTGGGAGACACTGTTTCCAGCATTGATGCTATTTTACTTCAcagagctgacaaaaaaaaaaagcctacacCTGCATTTTGTGCTTGTTAATAGCAAACACTTGTCACTCCAGTGTAGAGAAAGCAGGTGGACCACAGCTACATTGCACTTGATATCCTCAGCTGAGGAAGATAAAGCACCACAAAGCATGACTCTCAAGTGTGCTCTTTATTGTTTTTGAAATTGAACTAGATGTCATCCTAAAACCAATGAAGGCATTGAGCACTTCAGCTGTGCAATAGAGCAAAAGTTGGCTTGATTACTTGTAAACTTAACAGATTGAGAATACTGTAGCAAGCAACCCTAAGCTTCCAATACTCCTCTTTGGTTAGTTAGCTACACAAGCTCTCTTAGGCTACTGCATGGTTGAGCCACATTTGCTACTCAGGCTGGTCAAATAGAGATAGAATGGGGTGTGTATTGACAATATGCTCAGAAGTGTATTGCTGGAAGTGGTAATTTAGGAAGTATTAAAACCTCAGCAGTAGTTGATTGCTACAGAATACAAAAGTTGCACTGCCATGAGAAGAAATGGTGCACCTGCCCTATTCAATAACTTACTAACAAAGGACTGCTCTTAAAGCTGATAGTGCTAGCTGCTGAACTACACTCTAGGGTTAGACCACTCAGCATGTTATAACAACAAAAAGCTCTTACAGTGCATCTGATACTACAGTGAGAAAAAACCATAAACCACCACCCCAAACTCcctcaaaaaccccaaaggtcCTATTTCTTCAAGCCCCAAACAGCCTACTACAATACAGCCAGCATCTCTGTATAAACCCTAACTCAGTAACCACACTGGTACATGGCACTTGGATTTATTGCATGGAAATAGTATTCAGGCAATATAGAAGCCtagaaaagtaaacagaaagcaagttCTTCATGTCAGTGTTTAGTGCCCTCATCTAATTAGGaagtttattttgcaaaattgcaAAACCCTCAAACCTCATAAAAAGTTCTGTTAACAGAAGAGTGGTTCTTAAGTAGATTCACTGTATATAAGTACTACTCCTATGTACTTCTTCCatagaggaaggcaaaaaacccccaaaacccttcAGTGTAAACACTCTCTACCAACCTCAAGGAGATGTTTCAAAGTAGAGGCACTAGCAAGGAAGTGTAGTGCTTCATCCAAACACCACAAAGCtaataaaatgaacagaagagaaagcagggcCTCCAGTTCAACCTGTCTACATTATAATTTGTTGTCAGCAGATTTAGCTCATTAGATTAAGTCTCTACAGTGCTTTACTATGGTAAAGAAACATAGAACAGGAATGAAAAAGTTATTAACAGCAACATTAAGGAGTAACTCTAAGAGACAAGAGActgcacctttaaaaaaaacaaaccctgtaTAAAGCAGGACTGCTGTAGCTACACAAGTCAAAGGCAGGGTTACCAAATGCCAGGGAGGACAAGGATAAGCTCACAGGCAGCAAGCCACAtctgggtggtggtggtggtcacACATTTAATGCCTACTCTGGACACTGGAGTCAAGTCACATAGTCCAGCACAAGCTGGCAGGACTTCAGTTCCAATGCTCTTTTTAAATGCCCTATCTCATCTTTCTTAAGATGTCAGGAGATACATAACTTCTTGAATACTTATGTCAACAAGCAAGTTCAGTGCAGCTCTCTAGTATGAGGTGTATTTTGGCTAAACAGCAGAGCAGGTTTGTTTAGACAGAACTCAACCATAGACATATGCTACACAGTTAAGTGTGGCCACACTGGTATGAAAAGGCACAAGGGCTGCAAAGTGCCTGTTGTACAAAGGATCTGAACACTCGAGATGAtccctttgtttctttgtgtgaATCCGCAAGATGAGCTTACTATGTAAAATTTAGAGTTAGTGGTGTTtgggaacattttattttgtacatgACAAGATTTTACACCAAGTCagttaaataatacaaatttaCATTCATGAGGAATGTTTTTAGAAAagtgaacttaaaaaaaatcctcctttaCCCTTAAACCCCATACCATCCCTCAACAttttacagtggaaaaaaccaaaacaatctaATTCACATTCCCTCCTAACCCCCCAATGCAGGACAGTAGTTGAGTGCAGCTTACAGTTCATCTTTCACATCTGTGGATTCCTGTGGAGACAAAGAGAGAATCAGAATGTTGCTGCTTGAAAGTGGAAAAGGCTGCAAGAACTGAACCCAAGTACTGCTGATGCTTTCCAAAGCATTAGGTAATAATACTTCCTTAAAAAGTTGTAAAGTCAAACTTCTGTTCAAATGATGGCATGTTAAGCCTTTGCTAATAAGAgtaaaaaaaggtgttttttccatctgcttaACTGCTAGCAGTAGATCTAGTATACCATGTAATCTTTAGTACTGTGGCTGAAAGATAGCTTAGAAAGTATTAGTGCTGTTAGCAGCCCAATTCTACTTGATTGCAGAGCTACAAAGCACATCTGCTTTCCAGTTTAGTAGTCAGAAACCTTAATCTGCAAGTGTGCTAATCCAACAAATACAACATAACTTTGGTCCTTTATATTACTGTCATTGCAGATTATACTGCTGTGTAAACACAATAGTAATGGCATCAAAATTAAGTAGCTATAGTACAATAAGCATTATTCCTCAAAATTGTTCTTAAGTAATCTGACATTTAAACAGTAGACAAGTATATCTCTGTATTTGTGCTAGTCAGATGTCATCTTGCAGGATTCTTCCAAAAGCAACCCAAGAAAGCCGGTCCAGTTGGGACCTCATGACTTCAAAAGCTAATGTTATCAAGAAACTGTGGTGTTGGAATGTTCAGCATATTCATGACTTCACACAACAGGTAACTGCTTAAAGGTCGTGTTGTTGTCTCTAGTGCTGTTGCGAGTCTGTATTGTTGTAAGCATTTGAAACTATACTCTTGCCAATTTGTTGATGTTATAAGCCCACAAGCTGTGGAAATCCAACAGATAACATTAAGTTCACTGTAAAggatttgctgctgttttcttgccATAAGGCACTGTTACAATCTCTTAAGCTTAATTTAGCTCCAGCCTTGAACATATGTAGTGTTTTCTTCTTATAATATGGTTTGGTAAGGAATGAAGTATTATTTGTGCTGCAGTTTTTCCCCCTCCAAGAAAAGCTCGGAAAACCTCACACTAAAAACTAGTGTTAGAAAGGCAAAGTGAGTAAGTTTGTTGCCAAGAAGCATGACAGACAAAACTGCACATAAATACTGGTAAGAAGAGTCAAACTTGAGACCTTACCTTCTGTGTTTCACTGTCTTCAGCATCAGCATCCACCTCCTCTTCATCTTGCTCTGCCTCCTCAGCTGCATCTTCAGGCTCTTCAGGTTCCTCCTCCACCTGCAGGAAGGTCACAATCAATTTGCTTAGGATGTTTAGTAGTTGTAGACTAGCTAAATAGAGGCTACAGAAGTATTCACTATCTGTTCCTAACATTTGCCCCAAACTACCTGAAGGAGAAAGCAAGTTCTGTTTAGCATTGACACACTATCATGCCTCCTCTGGCAAGATACCCAGCGTAAGTTCCTGCACAGCACTATGAGAACCCATATTACCTATACCCACTTAGGAATTTCTCCATTCATGAGTTGGGCACATTTGCCTTGGCCCCTAATTTACTCCCACAGAACCACCACTTAGTTAAGGACAGGACAATACTGAGAAGCACAAAGAAAGAGCAGAATCTCAAGGAACTGGAAAGAGGAGCGGAAGGGAAGACATGAGCATCAAGTACAGACTCATCAGTTTCCCATCCAGCTACCTGAACTGGGCTCCCGGTGGCCCACCTAGGTGTAAGGAAGCTGGATGCATAAAGTGAAGTGTAAGTCTATCAAGTATCTGCTTTGCAAGATGTAGCAGCAGTAAGTCAATTATCAGCCCCCAGCTGAAGGCAAACTAACCTTTGCATCCAGGTCAATGTTTAAACTTAAACGAAGCATCCTTTCAATTCTGTCTCCATATTCCTTAGTGTCTGGTAACATATATCCTGATCTCAAAGTTGCAGTTTCAAACAATACCACTGCAAGATCTGAAACTGTTTTGTCATCTTCATTTTCCTAATGTGGAAGAgcattaaagaaacagaactgtTAACTAGGTTGTATGCAACCAAACAGTCAATATTTCACTACTGCTATTTGTTTACCTTGACTCGCCTCAGCATGTCCTTGATCAGTGGATGCCTGGGGTTAATTTCAAATGTCTTCTTTTGGCTAGCATAGTAACTGAAAAGAGAAGTTATATAACTAAGCTTTGAAATACAGGGCCCAGCTACATCTTTAAACCCATGAATACTGATTACAGCCAGCATAACAAGTGtattcctccccccccccctttaatACTAGCTTAACTCTAAGGAGTATTCATGTTACTAGGACAGTTCATCATCTTTTGTCACCAAATGACAGATAGCAAGTGCCATTGGTGAGTCTTGCTGACCAGGCAGTTTTATGTACTAGGCTTTGAAATAAAACGTAATGCTACAATGGAGACTGCAACTTGGTTATAAGTGACCTAAAAATATGAAGGATCATCTGAACCAGGTGGAAGAGAGACCATCAATTACATTTCACATCTTCTGCTAGATAATTGAAAGCTTACTTTGTAGATATATCCTTCCCAGTTTGGTAAGCTTGAGCCTTCATGATTCTTTCCATGTTACCAGACCATCCATACTGACTAGCCACAAGAGCACATGGAGACTGGGTTAAACGTTGAGATAGCACAGCTTTTTCaatctgtcaaaaaaaaaagcctaaatgTTAGTTCAGAGCTAATAGCTTATACAAGGAATAAATAACTCTGAAAATTTCCTGTCActtcagtattttctgaagGCTCTAAAGATAACATTCTAACTCATTATCTTCCTGAAATGAAGGTATTAACCAACATGTTTATTTATCCATAGAGAGACAGAGAAGCTACTGTCAAGTCTACACTCGAATAACCTGCAAGATGTGTTAAATACAACAGTGTTTCACATAAGCATTACATATAGCATAACATTTTACCTTGTCTTTTAGAGCTTTGTCTTTCATCCAGTTTAAGAGTGGTTCAAATTCCTTTTCCAAGGCTTCCCGACTCTCCTTAGACTTTTCACTTTCCTCAAACTTAACTCCTTCTTTTGCTACATTCTGAAACCTCTTCCCATCAAACTCTGGCAAAGCCTGAATACAGTATTCATCTACAGGTTCAGTCAGGTAGATCACTTCATAGCCCTTTTTCAGAAGACGTTCAACAAATGGTGAGGACTCAGCCTAAGATGATAAAGATGAGATACCAGTTTAATTGGATTGGTACTAGCAGCTACTGAAACCTGTACAACTGTTTGACAAGTGATGGTACAAGGAAAACTGAACTGCAGTGGTAACATAAGCATGCAGTCTCCACATTTACAACAAATACACAGTTCACAATGTTTATGGTATTGCTTTAACTAGGaatcataatattttttcccccttgcctCTTTCTTCCATGCTCACATACCTCCTTTCTGCTGGAACCTGccatgaaataaattttgtctTGCTTCTCTTTCATTCGTTCCACATACTGGTCAAGGCTTGTGAGGTTGCTTTCATGATGAGAAGACTGGAAGCGAAGAAGTTTAGCCAGTCGTGTACGATTGGAGTGATCCTCAATAACTCCAAGCTTTACATTAGTACCAAACTCTTTCCAGAATGTGTcgttgtatttttcttctgcaattttCTTGATCATATCAAGAGTTTTGCGAACAAGTTTCTTTCTGATCAcctaaaaaagcagcaataccAAGTTATAACAATAAGCACTTGGAAGAATCCTCAATTCAACCTCACTGCAAAGAATGGATTCAAGACACTTAAGTGTCCATGATTTAAAGGGAACGGAGGTAGTCTGAAAAGAGTAATGCTTGGGTTTCCTGGACTTTAATTTTGTACTCCTTATATAAAGTAATATGAATCAAGCTACTATTCTTCTAAATCTTGGTACTGTTATGTATTTACAATGAAGGAATTTAAGATCAATTAGCTTACCTTTAACAATTTATGTTGCTGAAGTGTTTCACGAGATACATTCAAAGGAAGATCATCAGAATCCACCTAATTGAGGAAGTAACTTCGTAAGTATAGTTAACAGCATTTGaagatcaaaaaaaccccaaaaatctaATTCAAGACTTATAATACTTACAACACCCTTAACAAAGTTAAGATATTTGGGCATCATGTCATGGAAGTCATCAGTGATGAACACTCTTCGAACATACAGCTGaattaagagagaaaacagcagccAGGTTATGTTTGCGGGGGTGTTTTTTCTGGACATGAAACCATGACCACACACTTGTTTGTCCTACCTTAATGAAATCACTTTTTTTGGATCCATATTCATCAAACAGGCCACGTGGAGCAGAATTAGGAACAAACAAGATAGATTTGAAAGTTACTTCCCCTTCAGCAGTGAAGTGGATGTAAGCCATTGGATCATCGTGTTCCTGTGAAGAGAGAATTCTTTTAATTGACAGGGGAAAAATATCAGTGACTTAATACATTTCCAGTAACAACATGAGTTTGCCAAGTAAGTgcaactattttaaaatcaaactaaCCATGCTTTGTTAGAATCTATCATGGAGATAAAAGTTCCAGATTCAGCCAAGTTACTCACACTGAAGTAACATTCCTTGAGACCTAGcggtttgttttggtggggtttggttttttttattttttctgtttttacaagCCAGCCACCATAAAGTTACCAAAAGCAGAGTAACCAACACAGTATCATGACAGCACAGTAAGAACCTCCCAAGTAACAGATCACGCTGTATTTACACATAAAGACAATGTTGTTTCTAGAAAcccatcttcctctttcttccaccATTTACCACACAGGCACCACCACTTTCAGACTAATTAAAATTTCCCTGTCAACATTTAAACCCATCAGTAAGCTCCATATGAGCTGAAATATATCATTTCTCAAACTTACGCCATTCAACACTTGGTGGCAGTACCTTCTCTCTGGAAAAAAGATTAACTCCTGAATGAGATGCTATACCTCCTAGGCTCTCTGCAATTCAGTCTATATACTGACTCCAGTTATTTCTTCACAAATAGCTCATCCTATAAGCACTCAGTTTTGTTTACATAGCAGGAGATACTATAGCCAATCTCTTGCTTTGGAATAATCAAGAGATTCAGAGCTTACCTTGGAAAAGGTTTTGTAAAAAGCCTTGTATTCATCTTCTTCAACTTCTTTAGATGGTCTCTGCCAGATTGGTTTTATGTCATTCATGAGCTCCCAATCCCAGACAGTCTTTTCAACCTAGGTATGTAAATGCCATGGTATAATACAGACTCATTCTTTACTTCAGGTTAAGTCAATTAAAGACACTCCAGTGAAGCGatgttaaaaatacatgctCTAATTTACAAAATTATGCAATAGCCTGGATATTCTCATTCAAGTATACAAATTAGTGTATCACATGGGAACTAAACTTAAGTCTACGCTATGGTGCGTCCTATGTACATTAACACATTCACCAAGTATCAGTATTTCTGTCCTGCCATTCTGAAAAGCACCTTCCAGCAGTGTATACTCAATTTAAACTACTCCGTGTCAGATTACTGAGCCCACTACCATTTCAAGCAGTTCACTCATTTATAATTAGTTCTGGGACCACTGCCTGATTTCAACCAAGTCATTTTGTTTACAATCTGCTTTCCTGGCAAGATGTCTAGCTGCACATAACAGGACTGTTGTTTGAAAGCACACAAACTGAAGTGTACCTGTGGAAAACAGCTGAACTATCTGAGttactgtgctggttttggttgggatagagttaattttcttcatagtggctAGTACAGggctggtttggatttgtgctgagaacagtgttgACAGAGATGTGTTTGTTACTACCGAGCAGTGCTTACaaagtcaaggccttttctgctcctcacaccactCCACCAGTAAGTTGCTGGGGGTGCACAAcgagttgggaggggacacagccgaacagctgacctcaactagccaaagggatattccataccatatgacatcatgcaCAGcacaaagctgggggaagaaggaagggaaggacattcagagtgatggtatttgtcttcccaagtcaccattacatatgatggagccctgctttcctggggatggcagaacacctgcctgcccatgggaaggggtgaatgaattccttggtttgctttgcttacatgcaaagcttttgctttctctattaaactgtcttcattctcacttttacccttctgatttcTCTCcaccatcccactgggggaggagtgagcaagcagctgcatggtgcttagctgctggctggggttgaACCACAACAGCTGCAAAACCCCAAGTCTGACAAAGCTTACCTTCTTagtttttggtttcttttcttcctcctcttcttcaacTGCAGCTTCATCatcatctgtttcttctttttcctttgcttcctcctcttcaaTGGGTTCTTCAACGGTCTCTGTCTAAAGAGACAATTGAAAGTAGGGACTTTGACTACTTTGCTTCCTACCCGGTATCTTCCAGTATTTTCTCGAATAGCTTAATCTCTCAGAGCACAATTTTAACTTGTGTTATTTGCTTATCACAAGCATTTCTCTATAGGCAGCTATGGTTTTTTAGTTGAATTTTTCATGAATACATGCTTTCTCTCAATACACTGGGAGGTCACTGTACTCAAATTTAAGTTTCTCCATAACTATACACATAATGCTAATCAGACTTGGGTGATTTTAAGTTAGGGCTACAACAAGAAAACACCAGAAGAATATGCCTAAAAGTTAAGACA of the Grus americana isolate bGruAme1 chromosome 1, bGruAme1.mat, whole genome shotgun sequence genome contains:
- the LOC129212079 gene encoding ubiquinol-cytochrome-c reductase complex assembly factor 6 codes for the protein MPAGVPWPTYLKTLAASMLAMFAGAEVVHRYYRPDLSIPEIPPKPGELKTELLGLKARSSEVQTSQQ
- the HSP90B1 gene encoding endoplasmin — translated: MKSVWALALACTLLLAVSVRADEVDVDGTVEDDLGKSREGSRTDDEVVQREEEAIQLDGLNASQIKEIREKSEKFAFQAEVNRMMKLIINSLYKNKEIFLRELISNASDALDKIRLISLTDESALAGNEELTVKIKCDKEKNMLHVTDTGIGMTKEELVKNLGTIAKSGTSEFLNKMTEMQDDSQSTSELIGQFGVGFYSAFLVADRVIVTSKHNNDTQHIWESDSNEFSVIDDPRGNTLGRGTTITLVLKEEASDYLELDTVKNLVKKYSQFINFPIYVWSSKTETVEEPIEEEEAKEKEETDDDEAAVEEEEEEKKPKTKKVEKTVWDWELMNDIKPIWQRPSKEVEEDEYKAFYKTFSKEHDDPMAYIHFTAEGEVTFKSILFVPNSAPRGLFDEYGSKKSDFIKLYVRRVFITDDFHDMMPKYLNFVKGVVDSDDLPLNVSRETLQQHKLLKVIRKKLVRKTLDMIKKIAEEKYNDTFWKEFGTNVKLGVIEDHSNRTRLAKLLRFQSSHHESNLTSLDQYVERMKEKQDKIYFMAGSSRKEAESSPFVERLLKKGYEVIYLTEPVDEYCIQALPEFDGKRFQNVAKEGVKFEESEKSKESREALEKEFEPLLNWMKDKALKDKIEKAVLSQRLTQSPCALVASQYGWSGNMERIMKAQAYQTGKDISTNYYASQKKTFEINPRHPLIKDMLRRVKENEDDKTVSDLAVVLFETATLRSGYMLPDTKEYGDRIERMLRLSLNIDLDAKVEEEPEEPEDAAEEAEQDEEEVDADAEDSETQKESTDVKDEL